The Agrobacterium vitis genome has a segment encoding these proteins:
- a CDS encoding LysR substrate-binding domain-containing protein, producing MKLSKQFPVNALRVFEAVARHNGFTRAAEELGMTQTAVSYQIKLLEDNLGALLFLRTSRQISLTEAGERLLPKTREGFELLREAVALARHEASEVLEIHSTPTFASHWLARHLGSFQLLHPGIAVRLLRSDGKQRDFARDGGDVGIHIGKEPVPGLICHPILKLDYAPMLSPALADSIGGIREPADLLKLPRVSSCEDWWADWFHSAGIASPLPASIGLDAQGALDLQAGAAMAGHGVAILSPFYVEEELASGRLIQPFDLLLGDDQIYWLVYPASRRTMPKVKAFHQWLIASLPPFERNGVHTS from the coding sequence ATGAAATTGTCGAAACAGTTTCCCGTCAATGCGCTGCGGGTGTTCGAGGCCGTCGCCCGCCACAATGGCTTTACCCGCGCCGCTGAAGAGCTAGGCATGACGCAGACGGCGGTGAGCTACCAGATCAAGTTGCTGGAGGATAATCTCGGTGCGCTACTGTTTCTGCGGACATCAAGGCAGATTAGCCTGACCGAGGCCGGGGAGCGGCTGCTGCCGAAAACGCGGGAAGGCTTTGAGTTGCTGCGCGAGGCCGTGGCACTGGCACGGCATGAGGCAAGCGAAGTTCTGGAAATCCATTCCACGCCGACCTTCGCCTCCCACTGGCTGGCGCGCCATCTCGGCAGCTTTCAACTCCTGCATCCGGGTATTGCCGTGCGGTTGCTGCGAAGCGATGGGAAGCAGCGGGATTTTGCCCGTGACGGTGGCGATGTCGGCATTCATATCGGCAAGGAGCCGGTGCCCGGATTGATCTGTCATCCGATTTTGAAGCTGGATTATGCGCCCATGCTCAGTCCGGCGCTGGCCGACAGCATTGGCGGCATCCGCGAACCCGCAGATCTACTCAAACTGCCGCGCGTGAGCAGTTGCGAGGATTGGTGGGCGGACTGGTTTCACAGCGCTGGCATTGCCTCTCCCCTGCCAGCCTCTATCGGCCTCGACGCGCAGGGCGCCCTCGACCTTCAAGCCGGTGCGGCTATGGCCGGACATGGCGTCGCCATTCTCAGCCCCTTCTATGTCGAGGAAGAACTCGCATCCGGCCGCCTAATCCAGCCCTTCGACCTGCTGCTGGGTGATGACCAGATCTATTGGCTGGTTTACCCGGCATCGCGCCGGACCATGCCGAAGGTCAAAGCCTTTCACCAATGGCTGATTGCAAGCCTGCCGCCCTTCGAACGGAACGGTGTCCATACGTCCTGA
- a CDS encoding tetratricopeptide repeat-containing sulfotransferase family protein → MSALEKLQAQRQKLEPLLAMARQYKPADLAKLPPEARRKAEDLQQMACKAARDLAEISIHLHDHAGAAELLQAVLLIHADPSAHSRLADLTQINGRWPDAIAHYQAAIAAGGPNATLYSALAHCFKQAGRHLEANEAYDLTLNHDPNHLVALSDKSFRSLIAGDFKQGLALAERAVSAHPGDLTAHFYLGQALQGVGRMDEAKAAYRKVLNLDPTHVDSYLLLGMLSRARPDDPDIAAMQALHATLAEEPARRLKVGFALYKALNDVSRYDDAFSYLEDANRERRRQFTAYTIDQDLDLMQALEARFTPDFIRSTQDSITKGGYVQPDRPIFVVGLPRSGTSLTEQILASHADVYGAGELETLSYAITDAFFEPDRQTLRGLDSVTPKALADAARRYIVPVREKAGDAHVVDKMPVNFLWVGFIKLMFPDARIVIMKRDPLASGFALYSSYFPSDGMQYSYDQAETARYIAAQRRLCAHWQTLFPDDVLELGYEQLTLDQEAETRRLLAFCGLPWDANCLDFHKAERAVMTLSSAQVRQGLYSGVDKKTAHYRHRLGEMIAGLTQAGLINEERLAANA, encoded by the coding sequence ATGAGCGCCCTGGAAAAGCTACAGGCCCAGCGCCAGAAACTGGAACCGCTGCTGGCTATGGCGCGCCAGTATAAGCCAGCCGATCTGGCCAAATTGCCGCCAGAAGCCCGCCGCAAGGCCGAGGATCTGCAACAGATGGCCTGCAAGGCCGCACGCGATCTGGCCGAAATTTCGATCCATCTTCATGACCATGCCGGGGCAGCAGAGCTTCTACAAGCGGTCCTATTGATCCACGCCGACCCATCCGCCCATAGCCGGCTTGCCGATCTGACCCAGATCAACGGGCGCTGGCCGGACGCAATCGCCCATTATCAGGCCGCGATAGCAGCAGGCGGCCCGAATGCCACGCTCTACAGCGCCCTTGCCCATTGCTTCAAACAGGCGGGCCGCCATCTGGAGGCCAATGAGGCCTACGATCTAACCCTCAACCACGACCCGAACCATTTGGTCGCGCTGAGTGACAAAAGTTTCCGCAGCCTGATTGCTGGCGATTTCAAGCAGGGTCTGGCGCTGGCGGAACGGGCGGTGAGCGCTCATCCCGGTGATCTCACGGCGCATTTTTACCTGGGACAGGCGTTGCAGGGCGTCGGGAGGATGGATGAGGCAAAAGCCGCCTATCGCAAGGTACTGAACCTCGATCCCACCCATGTCGATAGCTATCTGCTGCTGGGCATGTTGAGCCGCGCCCGACCGGATGATCCAGATATCGCCGCCATGCAGGCCCTGCATGCAACGCTGGCAGAGGAACCTGCCCGACGGCTGAAAGTCGGCTTTGCGCTTTACAAGGCGCTGAACGATGTCAGCCGATACGACGACGCCTTCAGCTATCTCGAAGACGCCAACCGTGAACGGCGGCGGCAATTCACGGCCTATACCATCGATCAGGATCTTGACCTGATGCAGGCATTGGAAGCTCGGTTCACCCCCGACTTCATCCGCTCAACGCAAGACAGCATCACCAAGGGGGGATATGTCCAACCAGACCGGCCGATCTTCGTGGTTGGCCTGCCCCGCTCCGGCACCAGCCTGACGGAGCAGATCCTTGCCAGCCACGCAGATGTCTACGGTGCCGGTGAGCTGGAAACGCTGAGCTATGCGATTACCGACGCCTTCTTCGAGCCAGACCGCCAGACATTGCGCGGCCTCGATAGCGTGACGCCCAAAGCCCTGGCCGATGCGGCCCGGCGCTATATCGTCCCGGTCCGGGAAAAGGCTGGAGACGCCCATGTCGTTGATAAGATGCCGGTTAATTTCCTCTGGGTCGGCTTTATCAAACTGATGTTTCCTGACGCAAGAATCGTCATCATGAAGCGCGATCCGCTGGCCAGCGGCTTTGCGCTTTATTCCAGCTATTTTCCCAGCGACGGCATGCAATATAGCTACGATCAGGCCGAGACCGCCCGCTATATCGCCGCCCAGCGGCGGCTCTGCGCCCATTGGCAAACGCTATTTCCTGATGATGTACTGGAGCTTGGCTATGAGCAGCTAACGCTCGACCAGGAAGCCGAAACCCGCCGTCTGCTTGCCTTTTGCGGTCTGCCCTGGGACGCAAACTGCCTCGACTTCCATAAGGCTGAACGAGCGGTGATGACACTCAGCAGCGCCCAGGTCCGCCAGGGCCTCTATAGCGGCGTCGATAAAAAGACCGCCCATTACCGCCATAGGCTAGGCGAGATGATCGCGGGGTTGACTCAGGCAGGATTGATCAACGAAGAGCGCCTTGCAGCAAATGCCTGA
- the xdhC gene encoding xanthine dehydrogenase accessory protein XdhC, whose protein sequence is MTDLPGAVLAAFLSHHADCVAVTVTEAKGSTPRDAGALMVVARDSVFGTIGGGQLEYLAIEKARAMLAAGEDHVLMTVPLGPEIGQCCGGRVTLTLALMTPDRRQALLAGEDQARRTWPQVFIFGAGHVGLALAAALAPLPFRTRLIDARDAIDGEVPTGIPLDRTAMPESHVAQIAPGGAVVIVTHDHALDFLIAREALARDDLAYIGMIGSATKRATFAHWLAREGGDPASLSRLILPIGASAIKDKRPPVIAALVAAELVNRLL, encoded by the coding sequence GTGACCGATCTTCCCGGCGCAGTGCTTGCCGCCTTCCTATCGCACCACGCTGACTGTGTGGCAGTGACTGTCACTGAAGCCAAAGGCTCAACCCCACGCGACGCGGGTGCGCTGATGGTGGTGGCGCGCGACAGCGTATTCGGCACCATCGGCGGCGGACAGCTGGAATATCTGGCGATTGAAAAAGCCCGCGCCATGCTGGCAGCAGGCGAAGACCACGTGTTAATGACCGTGCCACTGGGTCCGGAAATCGGCCAATGCTGTGGTGGACGGGTGACGCTGACGCTTGCCCTGATGACACCGGACCGCCGGCAGGCTCTGCTGGCTGGCGAGGATCAGGCACGCCGGACCTGGCCGCAGGTCTTCATTTTTGGCGCAGGCCATGTCGGGCTGGCGCTGGCCGCCGCCTTGGCGCCGCTGCCGTTTCGCACTAGGCTGATCGATGCACGCGACGCAATCGATGGCGAGGTGCCGACCGGTATTCCGCTTGACCGCACGGCCATGCCGGAAAGCCATGTGGCGCAAATCGCCCCCGGCGGTGCTGTTGTCATCGTCACCCATGACCATGCGCTGGATTTCCTGATTGCCCGCGAAGCCTTGGCCCGCGACGATCTCGCCTATATCGGCATGATCGGCTCTGCCACCAAACGCGCCACGTTTGCCCATTGGCTGGCGCGAGAAGGCGGCGATCCGGCCAGCCTGTCGCGTCTGATCCTGCCAATCGGCGCAAGCGCCATCAAGGACAAGCGCCCGCCTGTCATCGCCGCGCTGGTCGCCGCCGAACTGGTCAACCGCCTGCTGTAA
- the xdhB gene encoding xanthine dehydrogenase molybdopterin binding subunit, whose product MDKALFTTAAAIQGPMHQSLRHDSAHKHVAGSAEYIDDIPEPAGLLHGALGMADRAHAEILSMDLSRVQTYPGVVAVLTASDIPGINDVSSGGRHDEPLIATDRVEFHGQTVFAVIAETRDAARKAARLAKIEYRDLPFWTDIDAALENGAPLVTPGMVLKRGTPETELDKAEHRLQGSMRIGGQEHFYLESHIALAIPGEDDDVTVWSSTQHPSEIQHIVGHVLDISSHAITVNVRRMGGGFGGKETQGNQFAALAALAAKKLNRAVKFRPDRDEDMSVTGKRHDFKMDFDVAFDGDGRIHAIEANFAARCGYSSDLSGPVTDRALFHADSSYFYPHVKLTSQPLKTHTVSNTAYRGFGGPQGMLGAERVIEEISYALGKDPLEVRKANFYGETGSGRDLTPYHQQVTDNIIARVVEELETSCDYQARRAAIIGFNKTSPVIKKGIALTPIKFGISFTMTAFNQAGALVHVYQDGSIHLNHGGTEMGQGLYTKVAQVIADGFQVDIDKVKITATTTGKVPNTSATAASSGSDLNGMAAYDAVRQIKERLVAFAAEKWGVSQADVVFLPNRVRVGGEEIAFPDFIRQAYFARVQLSAAGFYKTPKIHWNRETGRGTPFYYYAYGASCTEVSIDTLTGEYIVDRTDILHDVGKSLNPAIDIGQIEGGFVQGMGWLTTEELWWDGKGRLRTHAPSTYKIPLASDRPKIFNVKLADWAENTELTIGRSKAVGEPPFMLANSVLEAISMAVASVADYRHCPRLDTPATPERVLMAVERLKEAQRA is encoded by the coding sequence ATGGATAAGGCCCTTTTCACCACCGCCGCCGCCATACAAGGTCCAATGCATCAATCGCTGCGCCATGATTCAGCGCATAAGCATGTGGCTGGAAGTGCCGAATATATCGATGATATTCCCGAACCCGCTGGCCTGCTGCACGGCGCGCTCGGCATGGCGGATCGCGCCCATGCTGAAATTCTCTCCATGGATTTGTCCCGTGTCCAGACCTATCCCGGCGTCGTCGCAGTGCTGACCGCCAGCGACATTCCCGGCATCAACGACGTCTCCTCCGGTGGGCGGCATGACGAACCACTGATCGCCACCGACCGAGTGGAGTTTCACGGCCAGACCGTTTTTGCGGTGATTGCCGAGACCCGCGACGCAGCCCGCAAGGCGGCAAGGCTGGCCAAAATCGAATACCGCGACCTGCCCTTCTGGACCGATATCGATGCCGCACTGGAAAACGGCGCGCCGCTCGTCACCCCGGGCATGGTGCTGAAACGCGGCACGCCGGAAACCGAATTGGACAAGGCCGAGCACCGGCTGCAAGGTTCGATGCGGATCGGCGGACAGGAGCATTTCTATCTGGAAAGCCATATCGCGCTCGCCATTCCCGGCGAAGACGACGATGTCACCGTCTGGTCATCGACCCAGCACCCGTCGGAAATCCAGCATATCGTCGGCCATGTGCTGGATATTTCCTCGCATGCGATCACCGTCAATGTGCGGCGCATGGGCGGCGGTTTCGGCGGCAAGGAAACCCAGGGCAATCAGTTTGCGGCGCTCGCGGCCTTGGCCGCCAAGAAGCTCAACCGGGCTGTGAAGTTTCGCCCGGACCGCGACGAGGACATGAGCGTTACCGGCAAACGCCATGATTTTAAAATGGATTTCGACGTTGCCTTCGATGGCGATGGCCGTATCCATGCGATAGAAGCAAACTTCGCCGCCCGCTGCGGCTATTCCTCAGATCTTTCCGGCCCCGTCACCGACCGGGCACTGTTTCACGCCGATAGCAGCTATTTCTACCCGCATGTGAAGCTGACCTCACAACCGCTGAAAACCCATACGGTTTCCAACACCGCCTATCGCGGTTTCGGCGGACCGCAGGGCATGCTGGGGGCCGAACGGGTGATCGAGGAAATATCCTACGCCTTGGGTAAAGACCCGCTGGAGGTTCGCAAGGCCAATTTCTACGGCGAGACCGGCTCTGGCCGCGACCTAACGCCCTATCACCAGCAGGTCACCGACAATATCATCGCCCGTGTGGTCGAGGAGCTGGAAACCTCCTGCGATTATCAGGCACGGCGCGCCGCGATCATCGGCTTCAACAAGACCAGCCCGGTGATCAAAAAAGGCATTGCGCTGACCCCGATCAAGTTCGGCATTTCCTTCACCATGACCGCCTTCAACCAGGCGGGCGCGCTGGTGCATGTCTATCAGGACGGCTCCATCCATCTCAACCATGGCGGCACCGAAATGGGCCAGGGCCTTTATACCAAGGTCGCCCAGGTGATTGCCGATGGCTTCCAGGTGGATATCGACAAGGTAAAGATCACCGCCACCACGACGGGCAAGGTGCCGAATACCTCGGCCACCGCCGCCTCCTCCGGCTCGGACCTGAACGGCATGGCGGCTTATGATGCCGTGCGCCAGATCAAGGAGCGGCTGGTGGCATTTGCCGCGGAAAAATGGGGCGTGTCGCAGGCAGACGTGGTGTTCCTGCCCAATCGTGTCAGGGTTGGCGGAGAAGAGATTGCCTTCCCCGATTTCATCCGTCAGGCCTATTTCGCCCGCGTCCAGCTGTCGGCTGCCGGTTTCTACAAGACGCCGAAAATCCATTGGAACCGAGAAACCGGGCGCGGCACGCCGTTCTATTACTATGCCTATGGCGCGTCCTGCACCGAAGTGTCCATCGACACGCTGACCGGTGAATATATTGTTGACCGTACCGATATTCTCCACGATGTCGGCAAATCGCTCAATCCGGCCATCGATATCGGCCAGATCGAAGGCGGCTTCGTGCAGGGCATGGGCTGGCTGACCACGGAGGAGTTGTGGTGGGACGGCAAGGGCCGGCTGCGCACCCACGCACCCTCCACCTACAAGATCCCGCTTGCCTCCGACCGGCCGAAGATTTTCAACGTCAAGTTGGCGGACTGGGCGGAAAATACCGAACTCACCATTGGCCGTTCCAAGGCGGTTGGCGAGCCGCCCTTCATGCTGGCCAATTCGGTGCTGGAGGCAATCTCCATGGCGGTGGCAAGCGTGGCCGATTACCGCCACTGCCCGCGCCTCGATACGCCCGCCACACCAGAACGGGTATTGATGGCAGTAGAGCGTTTGAAGGAGGCACAGCGCGCGTGA
- the xdhA gene encoding xanthine dehydrogenase small subunit: MTNRIRFLLNDQPVTLDSADPTGTLLDYLRLAKRLTGSKEGCAEGDCGACTVLVGRLVKGVLRYEAVNACIRFIGSLNATHVVTVEHLAAKDGTLHPVQQAMVDCHGSQCGFCTPGFVMSLYGLWLTSEAPSRAEIERALQGNLCRCTGYEPIVKAAEQMGRTRPSALFDPLAREREQIIATLDAMTSTDTITLEGDDGRSLIVPNSIEALANVLAAHPKATIVAGATDVGLWVTKQMRTLSPVVFINHLEALQTITIDESGITLGAGVSYSAAFDCLRAEIPTFGRLIERIGGQQVRNMGTIGGNIANGSPIGDTPPALIALGATVTLHSASGTRTLLLEDFFIEYGKQDRQSGEFVERVFLPRPKAGSDFAIYKISKRRDEDISALCGAFYLEKDASDRVASICIAFGGMAGTPKRARAVEAAIIGKVWSQESIDSARAAFDADYQPLSDWRASADYRQLTAKNLLTRFFLETSGERQELERFAMERV; this comes from the coding sequence ATGACCAACCGCATCCGCTTTCTGCTCAACGACCAGCCCGTGACGCTTGATAGCGCCGACCCAACCGGCACGCTGCTGGACTATCTGCGTCTGGCAAAGCGGCTGACTGGGAGCAAGGAAGGCTGCGCGGAAGGCGATTGCGGGGCCTGTACGGTATTGGTCGGTCGGCTGGTGAAGGGCGTGTTGCGCTATGAGGCGGTCAATGCCTGCATCCGTTTCATCGGCTCGCTCAACGCCACCCATGTGGTGACGGTCGAGCATCTGGCCGCCAAGGATGGCACCTTGCATCCGGTGCAGCAGGCCATGGTGGATTGCCATGGCTCGCAATGCGGTTTCTGCACCCCTGGCTTCGTCATGTCGCTCTACGGCCTATGGCTGACCAGCGAAGCGCCCAGTCGGGCCGAAATCGAGCGGGCCTTGCAAGGCAATCTCTGTCGTTGCACCGGCTATGAGCCCATCGTCAAAGCCGCCGAACAGATGGGCCGGACAAGGCCCTCAGCGCTGTTCGATCCGCTGGCACGGGAACGGGAGCAGATCATCGCCACGCTGGACGCCATGACCAGCACCGATACCATTACCCTTGAAGGAGATGATGGCCGCAGCCTGATCGTCCCCAACAGCATCGAGGCGCTGGCCAATGTGCTGGCGGCCCATCCCAAGGCGACAATTGTTGCAGGCGCGACCGATGTCGGTCTATGGGTGACGAAGCAGATGCGGACGTTAAGCCCCGTGGTGTTCATCAACCATCTGGAAGCCTTGCAGACCATCACCATCGATGAGAGCGGCATCACCCTTGGTGCTGGGGTGAGCTACAGCGCCGCCTTCGACTGTCTGCGGGCGGAAATCCCCACCTTTGGCCGGTTGATCGAGCGGATCGGCGGCCAGCAGGTGCGCAATATGGGTACGATTGGCGGCAATATCGCCAATGGTTCGCCGATTGGCGATACGCCTCCTGCGCTGATCGCGCTTGGCGCGACGGTGACGTTGCACTCGGCTTCGGGAACGCGGACCTTGCTGCTGGAAGATTTCTTCATCGAATACGGCAAGCAAGATCGGCAGTCGGGCGAATTTGTCGAGCGTGTTTTCCTGCCCCGCCCCAAGGCCGGAAGCGACTTCGCCATCTACAAGATCTCAAAGCGCCGCGATGAGGATATTTCAGCGCTTTGCGGGGCCTTTTATCTCGAAAAGGATGCGAGCGACCGCGTCGCCAGCATCTGCATCGCCTTTGGCGGCATGGCCGGAACGCCAAAACGGGCGCGGGCCGTGGAGGCGGCTATTATCGGGAAAGTCTGGAGCCAAGAGAGTATCGATTCCGCCCGCGCCGCCTTTGATGCCGATTATCAGCCGCTCTCCGACTGGCGGGCCAGCGCCGATTACCGGCAATTGACGGCGAAAAACCTGCTGACGCGGTTCTTTTTGGAAACATCCGGCGAGAGACAAGAACTGGAACGCTTTGCGATGGAGAGGGTTTGA
- a CDS encoding 3-hydroxybutyrate dehydrogenase produces the protein MTRTVVITGSTSGIGLGIARAFAAEGANVLINGFGPLGEIESIRKELEAGGGKALYHPADMTKPKEIAELVETAIAEFGGIDVLVNNAGIQYVAPVEEFPIDKWDQIIAINMSSAFHTMRAAIPAMKVKKYGRIINIASAHGLVASPFKSAYVTAKHGILGMTKSVALEVAQSGITVNAICPGYVLTPLVEKQIPDTAKARGIAESEVKDVMLHLQATKEFVTVEDIAAMTLYLASDAAKQITGTSLSIDGGWTAQ, from the coding sequence ATGACCAGGACTGTCGTTATCACCGGTTCCACCAGCGGCATCGGGCTTGGCATTGCCCGCGCCTTTGCGGCTGAAGGCGCCAATGTGCTGATCAACGGTTTCGGCCCGCTTGGTGAAATCGAATCGATCCGCAAGGAATTGGAAGCGGGCGGCGGCAAGGCGCTCTACCACCCCGCCGACATGACCAAGCCCAAGGAAATCGCCGAACTGGTGGAAACCGCCATCGCCGAATTCGGCGGCATCGATGTTCTCGTCAACAATGCCGGCATTCAGTATGTCGCTCCCGTCGAGGAATTTCCCATCGACAAATGGGACCAGATCATCGCCATCAACATGTCCAGCGCCTTCCACACCATGCGCGCCGCCATCCCGGCGATGAAGGTGAAAAAATATGGGCGGATCATCAATATCGCCTCGGCCCATGGCCTTGTCGCCTCGCCGTTCAAATCCGCCTATGTCACCGCCAAGCACGGCATTCTCGGCATGACCAAGTCGGTGGCGCTGGAAGTGGCGCAAAGCGGCATTACCGTCAACGCCATCTGCCCCGGCTATGTGCTGACGCCGCTGGTGGAAAAGCAGATTCCCGACACCGCCAAGGCACGCGGCATTGCCGAAAGCGAGGTCAAGGATGTGATGCTGCATCTCCAGGCCACCAAGGAATTCGTCACCGTCGAGGACATTGCCGCCATGACACTCTATCTTGCCAGCGATGCGGCAAAGCAGATCACCGGCACCAGCCTATCCATCGACGGCGGCTGGACGGCGCAGTAA